A section of the Cryomorphaceae bacterium genome encodes:
- a CDS encoding 16S rRNA processing protein RimM → MRKEDCFYIGLVSKTYSYRGELIFHLEVNNPADFQELESVFVERHDKLIPFFIEHMLFDRPGAYARVKLEGVDDEHTARSLIRCALYLPLSMKPEDEDPDEDPSVLIGYTVWDEELGDIGKVIDYYDHHVNPLIEVSGKRGKALIPLQDAFILEIDTDKEQLKVSIPEELFGLNP, encoded by the coding sequence ATGCGAAAGGAGGATTGCTTTTATATCGGACTTGTCTCCAAAACATACAGTTACCGCGGTGAGTTGATTTTTCACCTTGAGGTTAACAACCCGGCGGACTTTCAGGAATTGGAATCAGTTTTCGTGGAGCGCCACGACAAACTGATTCCTTTTTTTATTGAGCATATGCTCTTCGATCGTCCGGGAGCCTACGCCCGTGTTAAACTGGAAGGTGTGGACGACGAGCACACAGCGCGCAGCCTGATCCGTTGTGCGCTTTACCTTCCGCTTTCTATGAAGCCAGAAGATGAAGACCCCGACGAAGACCCGTCCGTTCTCATAGGCTACACTGTGTGGGATGAAGAACTAGGAGACATCGGAAAAGTCATTGACTATTACGACCACCATGTAAACCCGCTTATTGAGGTGAGCGGCAAGCGCGGAAAAGCCCTTATACCTCTGCAGGATGCCTTTATTCTGGAAATAGATACAGACAAAGAGCAACTCAAGGTTTCCATTCCTGAAGAATTGTTCGGATTGAATCCGTAG
- a CDS encoding methyltransferase domain-containing protein: MPSSYFQFKQFRIDQDRCAMKVGTDGVLLGAWATPMHPPQKILDVGTGTGLVSLMMAQRFNTSKITAIEIDPDAARQAHENVCASKFAQRIEVIEADIMNWLPSAPPDFIVCNPPFFKHQLEAPGHARTLARHQKRFDLSQFLYHARIIIAPVGSMAIILPTGALSEAEYKLYNWYLARKMAIRPTPGKMAHRELLLLTTLHSETVTEPDLIIESSGRHNYSEEYKALTRDFYLHM; the protein is encoded by the coding sequence ATGCCGTCGTCTTATTTTCAATTCAAGCAATTTCGCATTGACCAGGATCGCTGCGCCATGAAGGTAGGCACAGATGGAGTGCTCCTGGGTGCGTGGGCTACACCCATGCACCCACCCCAAAAAATTCTTGATGTCGGAACCGGAACAGGGTTGGTTTCGCTGATGATGGCACAGCGATTTAACACGTCAAAAATAACCGCAATTGAGATTGATCCGGACGCAGCGCGACAGGCCCATGAGAATGTCTGTGCATCAAAATTTGCACAGCGAATTGAGGTCATTGAGGCTGATATTATGAACTGGCTCCCGTCGGCGCCACCAGACTTTATCGTATGCAACCCACCATTTTTCAAACATCAACTAGAAGCACCCGGCCACGCAAGAACACTTGCCCGACACCAAAAACGTTTTGACCTTTCTCAATTTCTCTACCACGCAAGGATTATCATTGCACCGGTTGGATCCATGGCCATCATCCTCCCCACGGGAGCTCTTTCAGAAGCAGAATACAAGCTTTACAACTGGTATCTCGCACGCAAAATGGCCATTCGCCCCACCCCAGGAAAGATGGCTCACCGCGAGTTGCTCCTTCTTACAACATTGCATTCAGAGACCGTCACAGAGCCCGATTTGATCATTGAATCAAGCGGAAGGCACAATTACAGCGAGGAGTACAAAGCGCTTACCCGGGATTTCTATCTGCACATGTAG
- a CDS encoding carboxypeptidase regulatory-like domain-containing protein — protein sequence MNFRISLFIGAALLFVLASCKKEEPNGVTTPASKLRGKVELYDKWGNIVITGRAGTQAFLTGQFQNFQTTTDNTGRFEFNDLPDGTYTVSVSREGYATGQIANILFSKNSPTLAVQGEYQLLPTINLGVASTAEVDSTEFMVFYETQIIYIDTINEPWETDIDTVSANLYLRSVIGPVTPVPNAKAGYRIFLGKTPNTSPSNYLRTIHGVVNINQTNPQAGVVEIIWNQQQWSNLGFNKGDVVYARIYGDAVNPILFESPGGQTIFPTLSDEFGAGMDMIANF from the coding sequence ATGAATTTTCGCATTAGTCTTTTCATCGGAGCTGCGCTATTGTTCGTGCTCGCTTCCTGCAAGAAAGAAGAGCCCAACGGAGTTACCACCCCAGCCAGTAAACTGCGGGGTAAAGTAGAATTGTATGACAAATGGGGCAACATTGTGATTACCGGACGCGCCGGAACCCAGGCTTTCCTCACAGGGCAGTTTCAAAACTTTCAGACTACTACTGACAACACCGGGCGCTTTGAATTCAACGACCTGCCGGACGGAACATATACTGTTTCCGTATCTCGCGAAGGATATGCAACCGGTCAAATTGCCAATATCTTGTTTTCCAAAAACAGCCCTACCCTGGCCGTTCAGGGTGAATATCAGCTCTTACCAACCATCAACCTCGGAGTAGCCAGTACTGCAGAAGTAGATAGCACGGAGTTTATGGTGTTTTACGAGACTCAAATTATTTACATTGACACCATCAACGAACCTTGGGAAACCGATATTGACACCGTGTCTGCAAACCTATACCTGAGAAGTGTAATAGGCCCGGTTACTCCGGTACCCAACGCAAAGGCGGGGTACAGAATCTTTTTGGGCAAGACGCCCAATACAAGCCCGTCCAACTACCTCCGAACCATACACGGCGTTGTAAACATCAATCAAACCAATCCACAAGCCGGAGTGGTTGAAATCATCTGGAACCAACAGCAATGGTCTAACCTGGGATTCAATAAAGGAGATGTGGTTTACGCCAGAATTTATGGCGATGCCGTAAACCCAATTTTATTCGAATCGCCCGGCGGTCAGACCATCTTCCCAACACTCTCAGATGAGTTTGGAGCCGGGATGGATATGATTGCCAATTTCTAG
- a CDS encoding saccharopine dehydrogenase, whose protein sequence is MRKVLIIGAGRSSSTLIKYMLGNAQAEDWQLTVCDLDEQLARRKVAGHDRGTAALFDARNEELRRKLISSHDVVISMLPASMHLEVVRDCLEFGKHVITPSYITKEIEALDAPFREKGLIALNEIGLDPGIDHLSAMKLLNEIREKGGDIKCFESFTGGLIAPESDNNPWGYKFTWNPRNVVVAGQGGVVQFKHGGRFKYIPYHKLFSRTELIDIEGFGRFEGYANRDSLKYRESYGLKEVPTIYRGTLRRPGFCRAWNVLVQLGATDDSYVMEDVASMTYRQFINSFLAYNPYDSVELKLRAYLKMEHDDPAMELLQWLGLFENDPIGLEAATPAQILQKRMEEKMSLEEGDRDMIVMWHKVGFLDGGEKREFNSSLVVLGEDQTHTAMSKTVGLPIGIAARHILNGNVNLRGALIPIQPEIYIPVLKELESLGMSFVEKEVPPNFV, encoded by the coding sequence ATGAGGAAAGTTTTGATCATCGGAGCGGGGCGCTCATCTTCAACATTGATAAAGTATATGCTTGGCAATGCGCAGGCTGAGGATTGGCAGCTTACTGTGTGTGATTTGGACGAGCAATTGGCCAGACGTAAGGTGGCCGGACATGATAGAGGTACTGCCGCCCTGTTTGATGCAAGAAATGAAGAGCTGAGGCGGAAACTGATCAGCAGTCACGACGTGGTGATTTCTATGCTTCCGGCATCCATGCATCTTGAAGTGGTGAGGGATTGCCTCGAGTTTGGCAAGCACGTAATCACTCCGTCATACATCACCAAAGAGATAGAGGCGCTGGATGCGCCATTCAGAGAAAAAGGCTTGATCGCCTTGAATGAGATAGGGCTGGACCCCGGCATTGACCACCTCTCAGCTATGAAACTTCTGAACGAAATTCGCGAGAAGGGCGGTGATATAAAGTGCTTTGAGTCGTTTACAGGCGGTCTCATCGCTCCTGAAAGTGACAATAATCCGTGGGGATATAAATTTACCTGGAACCCCAGAAATGTGGTTGTGGCCGGGCAAGGTGGAGTCGTGCAGTTCAAGCACGGAGGGAGATTTAAGTACATCCCCTACCACAAGCTCTTTAGTCGTACAGAGCTGATTGATATTGAGGGGTTCGGTAGGTTTGAGGGTTATGCCAACCGCGATTCTTTGAAATACCGTGAATCGTATGGACTGAAGGAGGTGCCCACCATTTATCGGGGAACGCTGCGAAGACCGGGTTTTTGCCGCGCCTGGAATGTGTTGGTACAGCTTGGGGCAACCGATGACAGTTATGTTATGGAGGATGTTGCATCCATGACGTATCGACAGTTTATCAACTCATTTTTAGCTTACAACCCTTACGATTCGGTTGAGCTTAAACTAAGAGCCTACCTCAAAATGGAACACGATGACCCCGCCATGGAATTACTGCAGTGGCTCGGGCTTTTTGAAAATGATCCCATTGGTTTGGAAGCCGCCACTCCCGCACAAATTCTCCAGAAAAGAATGGAAGAGAAGATGAGCCTGGAGGAGGGTGACCGCGACATGATTGTGATGTGGCACAAGGTAGGTTTCCTTGATGGAGGTGAAAAGCGCGAGTTCAATTCATCGCTCGTTGTGCTGGGTGAGGATCAAACCCATACGGCAATGTCCAAAACTGTAGGTCTGCCTATTGGTATTGCGGCAAGACACATCCTGAACGGAAACGTCAACTTGAGGGGGGCATTGATTCCGATTCAACCGGAGATATACATACCCGTTCTTAAAGAACTGGAAAGCTTGGGGATGAGTTTCGTTGAGAAAGAGGTTCCACCAAACTTTGTGTAG
- a CDS encoding DUF4476 domain-containing protein, with translation MKTLTFLFSFIALSFSALSQQTTNLVIFSDQGEPFYAFVNSVKQNENAMSNVKITDLPSEMARIRIVFEDESLGTLDRNFMLQFGHEITARIMQNRKGQYVLRPFGEPVPISAAPVVADQPVIIYHAEPATAEPTPARPTNIPVADEEVVQTTVVVTEGERPARPAGQGASIGINVDGVGISMDVNIHDETGSMSSTTTTTTTTTTRQPATRPQPVDPVVVEEEVVEPLVPGYSGPIGCSGFLMSDSQFEQAKKTISNQTFEDNKITVAKQISASNCLTTSQVKELLPLFTFEDSKLDFAKHAYDRTHDIGNYWMLNDSFTFSSSVDDLNRFIQSRR, from the coding sequence ATGAAAACGCTGACCTTCCTCTTTTCATTTATCGCGCTGTCCTTTAGTGCTTTGAGCCAGCAAACTACCAATCTCGTGATATTCTCAGACCAGGGAGAGCCATTCTACGCGTTCGTTAACAGCGTAAAGCAGAATGAAAATGCCATGAGCAATGTAAAAATCACCGATTTACCGAGCGAAATGGCACGGATTAGAATTGTATTTGAAGATGAGAGCCTGGGCACATTGGATCGCAACTTCATGTTGCAATTCGGGCATGAAATTACCGCCCGAATCATGCAAAACCGCAAAGGCCAATATGTACTTCGTCCTTTTGGCGAGCCTGTTCCTATTTCAGCAGCGCCGGTGGTAGCAGACCAGCCTGTGATTATCTACCACGCCGAACCGGCCACTGCGGAACCCACTCCTGCCCGTCCTACAAACATCCCTGTTGCCGACGAGGAAGTAGTTCAAACCACAGTTGTGGTTACCGAGGGTGAACGCCCCGCTCGCCCGGCCGGCCAGGGTGCCTCCATCGGAATCAATGTGGATGGAGTTGGAATTTCCATGGATGTGAACATTCACGATGAAACCGGCAGTATGAGTAGCACGACTACCACTACTACCACTACTACCACCCGTCAGCCCGCAACCCGCCCTCAACCCGTAGACCCTGTCGTGGTTGAAGAAGAGGTAGTTGAACCCCTCGTTCCGGGTTACAGCGGTCCTATAGGTTGCTCAGGTTTTTTGATGTCCGACAGCCAGTTTGAACAAGCCAAGAAAACCATCAGCAACCAGACTTTTGAAGACAACAAAATCACCGTTGCCAAGCAAATCTCTGCCAGCAACTGCCTCACAACTTCTCAGGTGAAAGAACTGCTCCCCCTCTTCACCTTTGAAGACAGCAAGTTGGATTTTGCGAAGCACGCTTACGATCGCACTCACGACATCGGGAACTACTGGATGCTGAACGACAGCTTCACTTTTTCGTCCAGCGTGGATGATTTAAACCGATTTATCCAGTCTCGCAGATAA
- a CDS encoding DUF423 domain-containing protein has protein sequence MNKKMFIAACLMMAIAVILGAIGAHSLKERLSAEMLQSFETGVRYQIYHSLALLLLAFHTKHFSKKLFRTATTFFFGGILFFSGSIYALAAASLAGVELAPHIWWVTPLGGLYLIAAWLFLALSAVRNGNGIPSAQE, from the coding sequence ATGAATAAAAAGATGTTTATCGCAGCCTGTTTAATGATGGCCATTGCAGTGATTCTGGGTGCTATCGGCGCCCACTCGCTCAAAGAAAGACTGAGCGCAGAAATGCTTCAATCATTCGAAACAGGTGTGCGATATCAAATCTATCATTCGCTGGCCCTGCTTCTTCTGGCCTTTCACACAAAGCACTTTAGCAAAAAACTGTTTCGCACGGCCACAACTTTTTTCTTCGGAGGCATTCTGTTCTTCTCGGGTTCCATTTATGCACTCGCGGCTGCATCACTGGCAGGCGTTGAGCTTGCTCCCCATATTTGGTGGGTAACCCCGCTCGGAGGACTCTATCTTATCGCGGCATGGTTGTTCCTCGCACTCTCCGCCGTGCGCAACGGCAACGGCATCCCCAGCGCACAGGAATAG
- the pckA gene encoding phosphoenolpyruvate carboxykinase (ATP), which produces MTVFGRKPDNADLSYLGLENTANVFWNLTPAELVEETIVNGMGILTHTGALAINTGEFTGRSPKDRFLVSDELTEDNVWWGDINKRFDAAHFDKLLNRLQAYLCNRDVYVKDASICADPKYRLNVRVVSEYPWSNLFVDNMFIRLNNEEIKGFSPDWNVVCAPGFHADPAIDHTRQHNFAIVNFAKQMIIIGGTGYTGEIKKGIFSVLNFVLPYKHNVLPMHCSANVGEDGDTAIFFGLSGTGKTTLSSDPNRRLIGDDEHGWANGSVFNFEGGCYAKCIDLSEDKEPQIFNAIKFGALLENIGFDENDPSKPDYTDSTITENTRVSYPLHHIDNIMVPSVGSDAKNIFFLTCDAYGVLPPISKLSRGQAMYHFMSGYTAKVAGTEAGITDPVTAFSACFGAPFMPLHPSKYAEMLGKKMDENDVRVWLINTGWSGGAYGVGERIKLRYTRAMITAALRGELDNVEYKEHEVFGLHMPLTCPEVPDEMLDPKSTWSDAAAYDAQALKLAEKFIENFRKFEEHTNGEIKSSGPRIKQNA; this is translated from the coding sequence ATGACCGTATTCGGACGTAAACCGGACAATGCTGACCTGAGCTACCTCGGTTTAGAGAACACAGCAAACGTTTTTTGGAACCTGACTCCCGCTGAACTGGTAGAGGAAACCATTGTGAATGGAATGGGTATCCTTACCCACACAGGTGCTCTCGCCATCAATACCGGTGAGTTTACTGGACGATCACCCAAAGACCGGTTCCTCGTAAGCGACGAACTTACTGAAGACAATGTATGGTGGGGCGATATCAACAAAAGATTTGATGCGGCTCACTTCGACAAACTACTCAATCGCCTTCAGGCTTATCTCTGCAACCGGGACGTGTACGTTAAAGACGCTTCTATTTGCGCTGACCCCAAGTATCGTTTGAATGTTCGCGTTGTTTCTGAATACCCTTGGTCGAATCTCTTTGTCGACAACATGTTCATTAGGCTGAACAATGAGGAGATCAAAGGTTTTTCTCCAGACTGGAACGTAGTATGTGCTCCCGGTTTTCACGCTGATCCTGCCATTGACCATACCCGCCAGCACAACTTCGCCATTGTGAATTTCGCCAAACAAATGATCATCATCGGCGGAACCGGCTACACCGGCGAAATCAAAAAGGGAATTTTCTCGGTGCTGAATTTCGTTCTACCATACAAGCACAATGTATTGCCCATGCACTGTTCAGCCAACGTAGGTGAGGACGGAGATACTGCCATTTTCTTTGGTCTGTCAGGCACAGGTAAAACTACACTCTCATCCGATCCCAACCGCCGTCTGATTGGCGACGACGAGCACGGATGGGCCAACGGAAGCGTGTTTAACTTTGAAGGTGGTTGCTACGCCAAATGCATTGACCTGTCTGAAGACAAAGAGCCTCAAATTTTCAACGCCATTAAGTTCGGTGCCCTTCTTGAAAACATAGGCTTTGACGAAAACGATCCGTCAAAACCCGATTACACCGATTCTACAATCACCGAAAACACCCGCGTGAGCTATCCTCTACACCATATTGACAACATTATGGTGCCCTCGGTGGGTAGCGATGCCAAAAACATTTTCTTCCTTACCTGTGATGCATATGGCGTATTGCCTCCCATCTCTAAACTTTCGCGGGGGCAAGCTATGTACCACTTCATGTCGGGTTACACCGCCAAAGTTGCAGGTACCGAAGCCGGTATTACCGACCCGGTAACCGCCTTCTCGGCCTGTTTTGGTGCTCCGTTTATGCCGCTGCACCCTTCTAAATACGCTGAAATGCTCGGAAAGAAAATGGACGAAAACGACGTGCGCGTGTGGTTGATCAACACGGGCTGGTCGGGCGGAGCATACGGTGTGGGCGAGCGTATCAAGTTGCGTTATACCCGCGCCATGATTACGGCTGCCCTTCGCGGTGAACTTGACAACGTTGAGTATAAAGAGCACGAGGTGTTTGGCCTTCACATGCCACTCACCTGTCCCGAGGTACCCGATGAAATGCTCGACCCCAAATCAACATGGAGCGACGCTGCGGCTTACGATGCACAAGCGCTTAAACTGGCAGAGAAATTCATCGAAAACTTTCGCAAGTTTGAGGAGCACACCAACGGTGAAATAAAATCTTCAGGACCGCGCATCAAGCAAAACGCCTGA
- a CDS encoding DNA-binding response regulator, whose protein sequence is MRILLVEDEENLMEAIRLNLELEGYDVHCSESGIDALEKLRNNLYDLVVMDVMLPGLDGFTVCETIRKEGNRIPVLFLTAKSAGTDRVKGLKIGGDDYLTKPFNLEELLLRVERLLERTAVIPVESGLKTYSFGGNHVDFVSYEAQTGNMGRRTLTHKECMLLRLLVQREGEVVSREEILDTIWGDDATPSLRTIDNFVVAFRKYFEPDPREPRFFQSVRGVGYRFTNCEE, encoded by the coding sequence ATGCGCATTCTGCTGGTTGAAGACGAGGAAAATTTGATGGAGGCCATTCGGTTAAACCTGGAGTTGGAAGGGTACGATGTGCATTGCTCTGAATCGGGTATCGATGCGCTGGAGAAACTCCGCAACAACCTCTATGATTTGGTTGTGATGGACGTCATGCTCCCGGGGTTGGATGGTTTCACGGTTTGTGAAACGATTCGCAAAGAGGGTAATCGGATTCCGGTATTGTTTCTTACGGCCAAAAGTGCCGGTACAGATCGTGTAAAGGGCTTGAAAATTGGCGGTGATGACTATCTCACCAAACCTTTTAACCTGGAGGAATTACTGTTGCGGGTTGAGCGGCTGCTGGAGCGAACGGCTGTTATTCCGGTAGAGTCAGGTTTGAAAACCTACAGTTTTGGCGGTAATCATGTGGATTTTGTGTCTTACGAGGCACAAACCGGAAACATGGGCCGTCGCACACTCACACACAAAGAATGTATGCTTTTGCGCCTGCTTGTTCAGCGTGAGGGTGAGGTGGTTTCCCGCGAGGAGATTCTCGATACTATTTGGGGCGACGACGCCACTCCATCGCTGCGCACCATTGATAACTTTGTGGTGGCATTCAGAAAATACTTTGAGCCCGACCCACGCGAACCTCGGTTTTTTCAGAGTGTCCGCGGAGTGGGCTACAGATTCACCAATTGCGAAGAATAG
- a CDS encoding hotdog fold thioesterase, with the protein MDLLEKANQFNKNTLMETLGIEYTAIGDDFIRAKMPVDHRTHQPMGLLHGGATAALAESMGSLGSYLMIDQDNQAVVGIEINANHLRSARKGYVFAEGKLIHKGKTLHVWDIKVWDEREKQIAICRLTNMIIPRP; encoded by the coding sequence ATGGACCTTCTGGAAAAAGCCAATCAATTCAATAAGAACACTCTCATGGAAACGCTCGGAATTGAGTACACCGCCATTGGTGACGATTTTATCCGAGCTAAAATGCCCGTTGACCACCGCACCCATCAACCCATGGGTTTGCTTCATGGAGGCGCTACGGCAGCCCTGGCCGAATCCATGGGAAGCCTCGGCTCGTACCTGATGATTGACCAGGATAATCAGGCGGTAGTGGGTATTGAAATCAATGCCAACCACCTCCGCAGCGCCAGAAAAGGATACGTTTTTGCCGAGGGGAAACTCATCCACAAAGGAAAAACGCTGCATGTTTGGGATATCAAAGTTTGGGACGAGCGCGAAAAACAAATCGCCATTTGCCGCCTTACCAATATGATTATCCCCAGGCCCTGA
- the menD gene encoding 2-succinyl-5-enolpyruvyl-6-hydroxy-3-cyclohexene-1-carboxylic-acid synthase has product MEFSDIPGVFDLVQMAVNHGVRHAVISPGSRNAPLSITLHRHPEMETYVIPDERAAAFFALGMARQLKAPVMICCTSGSAALNYAPAIAEAFYQRVPLFVVTADRPAEWIDQGDGQTIRQKNVYRNFIRGSFELIQDAENEADRAQNRCTIESALNACSHPVPGPVHINVPLSEPLYNTREYNSQEFPHSSPAGPTTANTDWLGFPEAIAKSHRIMILCGMSDPNEELNDAINKLSHLPQVVVLTETTSNLHGNLLFGTIDRLAFSIEDDDLAAFQPDVLLTVGHQIISKKIKALLRAAKPREHWHIDPDIQHPNTFQALTHSLRTSPSEAMQLLAQKLMPVDSSYSRWFRSLNKITGEAHREYMRSCPFSDMLATETLLQVIPEHIHFYQGNSATVRYVQLFTEGRPAFSSSNRGTSGIDGCTSTALGSAYISEKPTLLLTGDMAFLYDSNAFWHSHIPEHFKVMVLNNGGGGIFRIIDGAKDETELERYFEAHHTHRAEQLAARYSLRYVAVHNYKDLQKTLPAWIDNDSGPSILEVFTPRHDNDRVLKQYFRKLKAAWLETKTVKHG; this is encoded by the coding sequence TTGGAATTTTCTGACATACCCGGCGTATTTGATTTGGTGCAGATGGCTGTCAACCATGGTGTTCGTCATGCGGTCATCTCGCCTGGGTCACGCAACGCGCCCCTGTCAATCACGCTGCACCGCCATCCGGAAATGGAAACCTACGTGATACCCGACGAGCGGGCGGCAGCTTTCTTCGCGCTGGGCATGGCACGCCAGTTGAAGGCACCGGTTATGATCTGCTGCACCTCGGGATCAGCCGCGCTTAATTACGCACCTGCCATAGCCGAAGCATTTTACCAACGTGTGCCCTTGTTTGTAGTTACCGCCGACAGGCCAGCGGAATGGATTGATCAGGGCGATGGCCAGACCATCCGCCAAAAAAATGTGTACCGGAATTTTATCCGCGGTAGTTTTGAATTGATTCAGGATGCTGAAAATGAGGCTGACCGAGCTCAAAACCGCTGTACCATCGAATCTGCCCTGAACGCTTGCAGCCATCCTGTTCCCGGCCCTGTTCACATCAATGTGCCCTTGAGCGAACCACTTTACAACACCCGCGAATACAACAGTCAGGAATTTCCTCACTCCTCGCCTGCCGGCCCAACAACTGCAAATACCGACTGGCTGGGTTTCCCTGAGGCCATTGCAAAAAGCCACCGAATCATGATTCTCTGCGGGATGTCAGACCCCAATGAAGAACTCAACGACGCAATCAACAAACTGTCTCATCTCCCTCAGGTAGTGGTGCTCACCGAAACAACTTCCAACCTGCACGGCAACTTGCTTTTTGGCACCATCGACCGTCTTGCTTTCAGCATTGAAGATGACGATTTAGCCGCATTTCAACCGGATGTGTTGTTAACTGTGGGGCACCAAATCATCTCCAAAAAAATCAAGGCATTGCTTCGTGCAGCCAAACCGCGGGAGCATTGGCATATTGATCCGGACATTCAGCACCCCAATACATTTCAGGCGCTGACACACAGTTTGCGCACTTCGCCTTCGGAAGCCATGCAACTCCTCGCACAGAAGTTGATGCCGGTTGATTCATCTTACAGCCGTTGGTTTCGTTCATTAAACAAGATTACCGGCGAAGCCCATCGAGAGTATATGCGTTCGTGCCCGTTTTCCGACATGTTGGCAACTGAGACCTTGCTTCAGGTTATTCCTGAGCACATTCATTTTTACCAGGGCAACAGTGCTACGGTGCGCTATGTGCAGCTTTTTACCGAAGGCCGGCCGGCTTTTTCGAGCAGCAACCGCGGTACCAGCGGAATTGACGGATGCACCAGCACTGCATTGGGTTCTGCCTACATCAGCGAAAAGCCCACCCTGCTCCTCACCGGTGATATGGCGTTTTTATATGACAGCAATGCCTTTTGGCATTCGCACATTCCCGAGCATTTCAAGGTGATGGTGCTGAACAACGGCGGGGGCGGAATTTTCCGGATTATTGACGGTGCCAAAGACGAAACCGAGCTTGAGCGCTACTTCGAAGCCCATCACACACACCGCGCTGAACAACTGGCTGCGCGCTACAGCCTGCGCTACGTAGCCGTGCACAACTACAAAGATCTTCAAAAAACACTCCCGGCGTGGATCGATAATGATTCAGGTCCTTCAATACTAGAGGTTTTTACACCGCGCCACGACAATGACCGGGTTCTTAAACAGTACTTCCGAAAGTTGAAGGCGGCATGGCTGGAAACCAAAACAGTGAAGCATGGCTAG
- a CDS encoding 1,4-dihydroxy-2-naphthoate polyprenyltransferase: MASIANWVQAFRLRTLPLAFSSILTGSFLAAAFADFKWSVLVLALLTTLFLQVLSNLANDYGDGVKGTDNADRIGPQRAIQSGAISPAAMKKGIIITAVLALISGIGLLYFGTRGLDARVFGIFLVLGLAAIAAAIAYTVGNRAYGYLGLGDLFVLLFFGLTGVGGTYFLHAHEWSPGVFLPALAIGFLSMAVLNLNNMRDREPDARVGKNTLAVRLGDYWSRAYHMLLLLAAVCCAVCFTLLNGGSIWQFIYLIILPPLISNVRIVATFTDPASLDPELKKVALTTFLFSLTFGLGLFI, encoded by the coding sequence ATGGCTAGTATCGCTAACTGGGTTCAGGCTTTTCGTTTAAGGACGCTCCCCCTGGCTTTTTCGAGTATTCTAACGGGCTCATTTCTGGCTGCTGCTTTCGCAGACTTCAAATGGTCTGTGCTGGTGCTTGCTTTGCTTACCACTTTGTTTCTGCAGGTGTTGTCTAATCTCGCCAACGATTACGGCGACGGTGTAAAAGGCACTGACAATGCTGACCGAATCGGCCCCCAACGAGCCATTCAAAGCGGTGCCATATCACCTGCCGCCATGAAAAAAGGCATCATCATTACGGCTGTACTTGCGCTGATCTCAGGTATTGGATTGCTTTATTTTGGCACCCGCGGGCTGGATGCCAGGGTTTTTGGCATTTTCCTGGTGTTGGGTCTGGCGGCAATTGCGGCAGCCATCGCTTACACTGTAGGCAATAGAGCATACGGCTATCTTGGATTGGGCGACTTGTTTGTGCTCCTGTTCTTTGGATTAACCGGTGTGGGAGGAACCTACTTTTTACACGCACATGAATGGTCGCCGGGAGTGTTTCTTCCTGCACTTGCTATAGGCTTTCTATCAATGGCCGTACTGAACCTCAACAACATGCGCGACCGAGAACCCGATGCACGGGTAGGCAAAAACACACTGGCTGTGCGGCTTGGCGACTACTGGTCGAGAGCCTACCACATGCTGCTGTTGCTCGCTGCCGTGTGTTGTGCAGTGTGCTTCACCCTGCTCAACGGAGGTTCCATCTGGCAATTTATCTACCTCATTATTCTGCCGCCACTTATCAGCAATGTGCGCATCGTAGCAACCTTCACCGATCCGGCTTCACTCGACCCCGAACTCAAAAAAGTGGCGCTCACCACCTTTCTCTTCTCCTTAACTTTTGGCCTGGGCCTATTCATCTAA